DNA sequence from the Nesterenkonia lutea genome:
CCTGCTGGACATGATCGCCGACGTGGATGCCACCGTGGAGCAGGTCTTCACCGAGGCCTGGCTGGACACGAAGGTGCAGTTCGAGCGGGTCTTCGGACGGCTCTTTCCCGGGGGCGAGGGCCGGCTCGAGCTGACCAACCCGGAGGACATGCTCAACACCGGCATCGAGGTCCAGGCCCGGCCCCCCGGCAAACGGATCCGCCGGCTCTCCCTGCTCTCCGGCGGGGAACGCTCGCTGACCGCCGTCGCTCTCCTGGTGGCGATCTTCAAGGCACGTCCGAGTCCCTTCTATGTGATGGACGAGGTGGAGGCCGCCCTCGATGACACCAACCTCTCCCGACTGCTGGTGATCTTCGAGGAGCTCAGGGAGTCCTCGCAGCTGATCATCATCACGCACCAGAAGCGCACGATGGAGATCGCGGACGCGCTCTACGGTGTGTCCATGCGTCAGGACGGCTCCACCCGGGTGGTGTCCCAGCGGCTGACTGCGGCCGAGCAGGTCACGGCGCCGTAGCGTCCCCACCGTCTCTGGCGCGCTGGGTGAAGGTGCCCGCCGTCAGGGTCCGGCAGGAGGACGTGATGATCGCCTCGAGCCCCTTCAGATCCACCTGATCGAGGCTCGGCAGATAGATGCACCCGACTCCGGTGCTGTGCGGACCCAGCGTCGCAAGCGCCTCGGCATGGGCTCCGACCCCGTCCGGCAGGTACACGACTGTGGACGTTCGGCGGGGAGCGAATGCCGCCGCAGGTGCATTCCCCTCACGGGCCCGAGGCATATCGGTAGTGGTAGGACCCGAACCCGATGATGCGCCCCCAGAGCACCGGGGTGTGGCCCGTGGCCTTCTGCATCAGCGGCACAAGCCTGAGGGCGTCGCGCTGCCGGGCCGCGGGCACCACTGAGGAGATGAAATCGTCCACGCTGCCGCCGGAGGGTTCCATGGGAGTCCTTTCGCCGTCAATCCAGTATGCGCGCGGGGAATGCCGATCCCTACTGTTGGGTTGAGCAACAAGGATCATTGATGGGTTGAACAAGGAGCGGCTGGATGACACGCGAGACGAAGACTGCGATCCCTTCTGAGCTGAAGGTCATGATCCTCGCGGCCTTCGTGATCGCGATCGGGTTCGGGATCGTGGCGCCGATCCTGCCGCAGTATGCCTCGGACTTCGGTGTCTCCGCGATGGCCGTCTCCGCCGTCGTCTCGGCCTTCGGGCTGTTCAGGCTGCTGTTCGCCCCCGCCTCGGGCAAGCTCACCCAGTGGCTGGGGGAGACCCCCGTGTACGTGATCGGCCTGCTGATCGTCGCCGCCTCCATGATCGCCACCGCGTTCGCCCCCAGCTATGAGCTGCTGCTGATCTTCCGTGCGCTGGGCGGCATCGGCTCGACGTTCTTCACGGTCTCGGCCATGACCTTCATCGCCAGGAAATCCCCTCCCACGATCCGCGGCCGGGTCTCCGGGGCGTACGCCTCGGCGTTTCTGATCGGCAGCGTGGCCGGGCCCCTGGTCGGTTCCGGGCTGCTGGTCTTCGGACAGCGGGTCCCGTTCCTGGTCTATGGCGGCGCGCTGGTGATCGCGGCGATGATCGTGTTCTTCATGCTGCGGCAGTCGCGGCTGGAGGACCGTGGCCGGAAGGAGGACCGGGAGAAGGCCACCCTGGCGGAGGCCTGGCAGAACCGCGGCTACCGCGCCGCGCTGACTGCAGGCTTCGCCAACGGCTGGGCGACCTTCGGGCTGCGCAACTCCGTCGTGCCGCTCTTCGCGGCCTCCGCCTTCGTGGGGTCGGGGTGGTTCCTCGATTCCAGCCAGCTGGCGGGAGTCGCGCTGGCCACCTTCGCCGCAGGCAATGTGGCCGCCGTGCTGGTGTTCTCCCGGCGATCCGATCGTCATGGACGACGGCGGCCCATCATCATCGGGCTGATGATCTCCGCGGTCGCCACGGGCTTTCTCGGGCTGGCGCCGAGCCCGCTGTGGCTCCTGCTGCTGAGCGTGATCGCCGGGGTCGGGACCGGGCTGATGAACCCCGCACAGCAGGCAGCCATCGCAGACATCGTCGGTTCCGGACGCAATGGCGGGTCTGTGGTCTCCACGTTCCAGATGACCCAGGACCTCGGTTCGATCATCGGTCCGCTGCTGGCAGGGTTCCTGGTGGATCAGCTGGGGTATTCGTGGGCCTTCGGCGTGACGGGAGTGATCCTGATGATCGGCGCGCTGGCCTGGTCCCGGGCCCCGGAGACGCTGGAACCTTCCACCGAACACTGAGCCTGGCCCAGGAGGCCGAGCTAGGAGCTCGGCGGCTGGTGCACAGAAACAGAGGCCGGTCCGGCGAGCGAGACGCTCACCGAACCGGCCCCTGTCATTCTGCGGAGAGGACCCGGGGTCAGTGTTACTCCGGGGGTGCTCCGGCAGTGGTCCTGCGGGGGGTGCTGTCAGTCTCGAAGATGTAGGCATCCTCGTCGTGCTCTGAGCGGTCGATGCCCATGGTCTCGACCTCGGAGGTGACACGGAAACCGATGGTGGCGTGGATGGCGTAGGCGATGATCGCGGTCATCACCACGGTGAAGACCAGTGTCACCAGCACCGCCACGATCTGTGAGCCCATGAGGCCCAGACCGCCGCCGTAGAAGAGTCCGCCGCGTTCACCATCGATGAGCTCGGCGCGGCCCAGCAGGCCGATCGCCACAGTGCCCCAGAGGCCGGCGACGAAGTGCAGGCCGACCACGTCGAGCGTGTCATCGAAGCCGAGCTTGTACTTCAGGCCCACCGCCAGGTAGCAGGCGAACCCGGAGACGGCACCGATGGTGATGGCGCCCACAGGGTCGACGTGAGCACAGGCGGGAGTGATGGCGACAAGACCGGCGACGATGCCCGAGGCTGCGCCGAGGGCGGTCGGCTTCTCTCCACGGACTCGCTGGGTGACCAGCCAGACGACCAGGGCAGCGGCCGGTGCAAGCAGGGTGTTGACCCAGATGAGACCAGCTTCGCCGGCCTCGGCAGCAGCGCCGCCGTTGAAGCCGAACCAGCCGAACCAGAGCAGCGAGGCGCCCAGCAGCACGAACGGCGTGTTGTGGGGACGATGTGATTCACGCTGGGTGAAGTTGCGACGCTTGCCCAGAATGAGTGCAAGAACCAGAGCGGCGAGACCGGCGCACATGTGGACGACCAGACCGCCGGCATAGTCGACTGCCTCACCGACGGCGTCGCCGACGGCGCCGCCCTCGCCGAGGAGTCCACCGTCGCCCCAGACCATGAAGGCCAGCGGGCAGTAGACCAGGGTGACCCAGATGGGCACGAAGACCATCCAGGCGGAGAACTTGGCGCGGTCAGCGATCGCGCCGGAGATGAGTGCGGTGGTGATGATGGCGAAGGTGGCGCCGAAGCCGATGCCGATGAGGCCCTCAGGCGCGTCGTTCAGCGTGTTGTAGAGGCCGAAGTCGGTGGTCGGGTTGCCGAAGAGGCCGCCGACCGATTCGCCGCCGGCGATGGCCGAGCCCCAGAGGGCCCAGACCACGGCCACGAGGCCCATGGCCCCGAAGCTCATCATCATCATGTTGATGGCGGACTTGGCCTGAGACAGACCGCCGTAGAAGAAGGCCAGGCCGGGTGTCATGAGCAGAACGAGTCCGCTTGCCACAAGCACCCAGACGTCTAGTGATCCAAGTTCCATGTGTCCCTCCAGGAAACATCAGGTCACCGGTGTATCTCACCGATGCGAGCTGATGTCCATCGTTCCTGGCTCGTGTTTCACCGGGCGGGCCGTGATGTTTCGCTGAGGTAAAAACTTTCCCCGGGCGGGCAGCCGGCGCGCTCTCACGCCGGCGCGCGGGGCTCAGCGGTCTTCGAGGAGGGCTGTCACGAACTCTTCGGCGTCAAAGGGCGCAAGGTCATCGGGGCCCTCGCCCAGTCCGATGAGCTTCACCGGAACCCCCAGCTGCCGCTGGATGGCGACGACGATTCCGCCGCGTGCGGTGCCGTCGAGCTTGGTGAGGACGATGCCGGTGACGTTGACGACCTCGGCGAAGACCTTCGCCTGATTCAATCCGTTCTGCCCGACGGTGGCGTCCAGGACGAGAAGGACCTCGTCCACGGGAGACTTCTTCTCGACTACGCGCTTGACCTTGCCGAGCTCGTTCATCAGGTCGGCCTTGTTCTGCAGGCGACCGGCGGTGTCGATCATGACGACATCAGTCTCGAGCTCAATGCCCTTGTCCACTGCCGCGTAGGCCACGGAGGCGGGGTCTGCACCTTCGACGTCGGACTTCACGGTGGGGACCCCCACGCGGTGGCCCCAGGTGCTGAGCTGTTCGGCCGCCGCGGCGCGGAATGTGTCGGCGGCGCCGAGCAGGACGTCCTTGTCCTCGGCGACGAGCATGCGGGCGAGTTTGCCGATCGTGGTGGTCTTTCCGACGCCGTTGACGCCGACCACCATGATCACGGCGGGGCGGCCTTCAGCTGTCACGGTCAGGCGACGATCGAGGCTGGGATCCACCAGAGCGGTCAGCTCCTCGGTGAGCATCGCCTTGACCTGCCCGGTGTCCTGGGTGCCTTCGACCTTCACCCGTTCGCGCAGCCGGTCCACCAGCTCCAGCGCAGGCTCGGTGCCGACGTCGGCCATGAGCAGGATCTCTTCGATCTCTTCCCAGACGTCCTCGTCGATCTCGTCTCGGGACAGCAGCGCCAGCAGGGACCGGCCAAAGATGTTGTTGGACTTGACCAGCCGGGCACGGAGCCTGGCGAGCCTGCCGGCCACGGGTTCCGGGGTCTCCAGAGTCGGTTCGAGGACCGTGGTCCCCTGCGCACCTCCGGCAGCGTCACCGAACTCCGGCTCATCAGCAGCAGGACGCTCCTCGGGCGGCGCCTCGAGCGTGTCGACGCCGCCGGACGGGAGGTCATCGGGGTCGCGCTGGGACAGGTACTGCTCACGCTTGTCCCTCGGAAGGATCTTTCCGCCCTGCACCAGGAAGAATCCCAGGGTGCCGAGCAGGATCACAGCAAGAACGATGAAGAGAATAAGAACGTCGAAATCCACGAGTTCAGTCTGTCACAGACCGGCGGCTTCTCAGGCAGGGGCTGCGGTCCGCGAACTGCTGAGAAGGAAAGCGAACTTCGTTGACCCCGCGTCGGATGTCATGGTCGCGCCTCATGGCGTTCTCCTGCCTGAAGGTACAGTTGGATGGCTCGGGACCTTGGTGTCCGCGAAAATCCAGGACCAGGGAAACAAGAGTAGCTATGGCAACGAATCATTCGGCCCAGGCCGTCCCCTCTGATCGTTCGGAGCAGCGCAGAGACGGCGCGCAGAGGCACTTTCAGCCGGAGGTTCAGGGACTTCGAGCCCTGGCCGTCGCCGCCGTCGTCATCTATCACTTCTGGCCCGAAGAACTCAGCGGCGGCTACGTCGGTGTCGATGTGTTCTTCGTCATCTCTGGATACCTGATCACCGCGCATCTCTTCAGGGAGGCGGTCAAGACAGGTTCTCTGCAGTTAGGTCGCTTCTGGGCCCGTCGGATCAGGCGCCTTCTTCCGTCGAGCCTGCTGGTCCTCTTCGCAACCTCCGTCGCGTCCGTCCTGATTCTTCCTAGCACTGCGTGGCAAGGAACTCTCAGGCAGATCATCGCGTCCACGTTGTACGTCCAGAACTGGGTCCTGGCCGGAGACGCAGTGGCATATTCAAAGGCCGACGAACGCGCCACGGCTGTGCAGCACTTCTGGACCCTTTCGGTCGAGGAGCAGTTCTACGTGCTCTGGCCCGTTCTGCTTGCGGCCACTCTCGGCGTCCTGGCGTTCCGCACGCGCAATAGTGGACGGGGCCTGAAGCGCACTGAACTCAGAAGAGCGTTTCTCTGGGTAGTCGGATTGCTGGGGCTTCTGTCTTTCTCGTTCTCGGTGTACTACACCGCGATGGCACCGGCTCAGGCCTATTTCGTGACTCCGACCAGGATATGGGAGTTCACCTTAGGTGCGATCGCGGCCCTGGTGCTGGGTTCGTCGCAGTTCACCGGCAGATGGGGCAACGTCCTGGGCTGGACGGGTATTGCCATGATCGTCAGTTCCGCTTTCTTCTACAGCGATGTCACACCCTTCCCGGGGTGGACGGCGTTGCTGCCGACAGTAGGCACAGTCCTGGTTCTGGCCTACGGCGGCAAGAGTGCCGGTCACGGCATCCACTGGTGGCTCTCGCGCAGGCCGGCCATTGCCATAGGCGACTGGTCCTACGCCATCTACCTATGGCACTGGCCTGTGGTGATCTTCTCGCCATACGTGAGCGAGGAGGCCGAGAACTGGTATATCAAGGTGTTGCTCATTCTCGGTGTGTTCATCATTTCCGCGCTGAGCACTCGCTTCTTCGAGACGCCCATCCGACGCGCAAGGATCCTGATTCCGACTTGGAGGACGATGGCAGCGGCGGCAACAGGCATGGCGTTCGTCATCGGCTCAGGAACCCTCGCAGTGTCCGGGATGGAGACAAGATCAACGGACGTCGCTCTGACGCAGGAACACCCGTGTTACGGATATCGCGCCTTTTCGAACCCAGCCACGTGCGGCGATTCCTTTGAGGGTGAGTTGGGTCTCTGGCCCTCACCGGCAGAGGTCGTTGAACAGAATCAAGAAGAGGTCTACCCGGACTGCCAGGCGGACATCGACGAAGAAGGCGTCAGCCAGTGCTTGCTTGGCGCTGAAGAGTCTGAAGCGGATGGCACGATCGCGGTGTTTGGGGATTCACACGCCACTATGTGGCTCCCGGCGCTGGATGACGTAGCCGAGGAAGAGGGAAAACGGCTGCTGGCGTTGACGCGATCAGCCTGTAGCCCGCGAGGCGGGGAGACGACCGATGAGTCGAGCGAATGTCAGAAGGGGAATGAAGCGATCATTGAGCGGATCGTGAATGACCCACAGATCGAGACAGTCATCATCGCAGGCAGCCAGATGCACAATGCATTTGCAGCACCGAGGCGCGAGCTGGGTCTGGGTCGAAGCGGGGACGAGCTCCCGGGTACCGCGCTAGCCATGTATGAACCGATTGACAGGTTGCTGGATGCGGATAAGGAGGTCGCCGTCTTTGGAGAGATCCCGCGGATGAATTACGAAACCCGTGACAAGGAGACACTGCCCGAGTGCGTGGCCCTCAACGAGGAGGACCTCTCGGCCTGTAATGACCAGATTGAAGACACACGAGTGAGAGACCGCTGGCTGACTCGTTCAGAAGAGGTTTTTGCGGACGAGGACGGCTACCACTTCGTTCCCACTGAGGATCTTGTATGTCGTGGGGGAACTTGCTACGCCGTGCTGGGTGGCGCCATTACGTACTCTGACAACAGTCACTTATCCCAGACGTTCGTCCGGTCCATGAGTGAGGAACTCCGGGAACGTCTGACAACCGCCATCAGGGGCTAGCTGCTGTGCTCTCTATATTCAGACTCGCTCCGGGGGATCCGTAGGCGAGGGCGTGTACCAGCGTTCGGCATCGACGACTCGTCGCGGCCAGGAGGACGGATGTGACTCCTCACCTGACTCGGAATACCACCATGTATAGGGGTCTGGTCCGTAGAGCGTTCCAGGGGGGCGGCCGAGGGCGATGTCGCGCTCAAGGCGCACCTCGGCTCGGTTCCACGCGGCGCCCAACATGGCGTCGTGCTGGAGCCGATACTGCTGTTTCCCCCCCGGAGTTGATGTCAGCTCGCCGAGCACGGGGCCGCGGGACGTTGCGTAGAGGTCGACCCGCAGGAATGGCAGTCCGGAGGCGATGGAAAGCCCTTTTGCGGCGGAGAGAAGCTCGTCCCAGTGGTTCGGCAGCGGAATGTCGGGGTCGTAGACCGCGCCCGGCAGGATCATGCCGAGGTCGTTGCCGTCGGCGTCGAAGTATTTGCGGGAGAAAGTCTGGCGGTTCACGACCTGCTTGCCCTCGGTCTGCATGACCAGAACTTGGAGAATGTGGCCGTAGGCCGTGTAGACCTTGATGTCCTGCGGAATGGTGGACTCGCCGTCGCTCTCGAGGAACTCCTCTGCGAAGTATGGTCCTCGGCCCTTAATCAAGCGCTTCAACATGCGGTCCGAGGGACGCCCCTCGGTGAGCTGCTCCTTTCCGGTCAGTGTCTGCCATCCCGAGTCGTTCCGGATCAGCGGTATCACCGCAATCCCACTGTGACCACCGTCCGCCTTGAGTACGAACTTCTCCTCATCGAGGTCACTGAACTCAATGCTCTCCGGAGAATTCCAGACGCCCAGTATCTTGGGCGTATCCACCCCGAGACTCTCGGCCAGAGAATAACTGCGCAGCTTGTAGTTCATCTGTGCGATCGCGTTGGTGGCGTGCCAGCCGTTCGCCCGAGCAACGTCAGTGGCGCCGAGATAGTTGGACATCTTCGCCTTGAAGGACGACCGGGTGAAGCGCTCATGTTCAGAAGAAGCCGTCTCGTACAGCTCCCTCAAGACCTCCATATCGCTCCGGAGGGTCTCGATCTCGGCCATCTGTGCCCTGGTCTGGGAGTTGTTTCTGGCCCGTTCCTCGTGGAGCGTCGAGGTGATGCTCTCAAGGTTCTCGGTCAGTGAGCTGCGGGACGCGAGGAGCTGATCGACGCGGGTCTCCAGGAACGAGATCTTGCGATCTCGCCACCCGATACCAGGTATGTTGCGGTGCACTGCTCTCGGTATCCGCGGCATGCGGCTCCTTCTATGTATATCGCTGGTGCAGAGGTCCGATACCTCGTTCACATTCAGCGGTGAGCGTTGGACTTACCGTCGTGACCAGTCCGAACTCGCTGGTTGGATTCCTCCCGAAGCTTGACACGTCGGGATCGGGCCCTCCTCAGATCATCCCAGAAGTCTATTGCGGTGGGCTGCGTCCAGCGGTAGGGGCCGTAGCAGTTGAGAAGCTCAGCGAGATTCTCAGCAGCTTCGTACCATTCGTCTTCCTGGACGCGGCGCAGCTTGGGCAACAGCCAGGAGACCAGGAACGGCTCCAGGCGCTCTTTTTTGTAGGCGTCCAGGAGATCGACCTCTGCGAGCCATTGCGCGCGGGCTCTGTCCAGCGGCAGGTACTTCTTGAAGTAGTTCGGGTTGAGCGTATTCACGGTCGAATTGCTGACAACCATGTAGTAGGTATGAACCCCGACGTCGACGGTTCTCACCGAAGTGGCGTAGTGCAGCATCTGCTGGAAGAAGTAGGAATCCTGCCCGACGGCACCTACGGGCTGAGTCAGACCCAGTGATTTCAACCAGTCCGTCCGTGCGATGACGGTCTGGATGCCCATGGGTCTGAACCGAAGCGCCTCCAGCGCGCGGGGAGGTACTGCTATGTTGCCCTCGGCGTCGAGATGATCCGCGAAGAGGCTCTGCAGCACCTCTGCGTAAGGCAACATGGTTCTGCGCTTGGCCCACTGGGACATGTTTCCAAGCACGAAATCGACACGGGGGTGCTCTTGGATCTGCTCGTAGAGCCGCGCGTATCCATTGTCGATCGCTTCGTTGTCCGGATCGAGATACGTGACATAGGGCGTCTGGGCCAGATCCAGGCCGGTGTTTCGCGGACGCGAGGCCGAGCCGGAGCCGCCGCGTGCGTGGTGAAAGGACGAGACGTTGGGGTAGTCATCGACCAGATCCTCGATGGTGTCGAGGGTGACCGGGTCGGTGGATCCGTCACTGACCAGCAGCACATGCATCTCCTCGAAGGCGCTTGACCGAAGAAGAGACGCGAAGGCCTTGTGTCGAAGATGGGGCCCGTTGTTATAGATTGGAACCACTACGGTCAACTGCAGGTTCAGGTTCTGGGCCGTGCGTCGGATCGCCATTGACACCTCGTCAATGTCATCACCGGTTCCCAGCAGGTGCAGTGTGCGGCGCGAGCGACCCACGATGCGCTCACGGTGCCCGAAGCCATCGGCTACGTACACCCGTGTCTCGGAAAGTCGCTTCTGCATCGACTCAACGCCGGTGGCCACTGAGTCCTCAGGTCGCCACCAGGCAGTCAGCGCAAGGGAGCCCGTGTGTGCCTGGCTGTGAACGTGCCCCGGTTCGATCGGGTCGGCGTGCTTGGTGACCACAGGTGCTGACTGGTAGCTCAGGGCGGCGAGGTGGTCCGCGACGTAGGTCGGGGAGTAG
Encoded proteins:
- a CDS encoding ammonium transporter: MELGSLDVWVLVASGLVLLMTPGLAFFYGGLSQAKSAINMMMMSFGAMGLVAVVWALWGSAIAGGESVGGLFGNPTTDFGLYNTLNDAPEGLIGIGFGATFAIITTALISGAIADRAKFSAWMVFVPIWVTLVYCPLAFMVWGDGGLLGEGGAVGDAVGEAVDYAGGLVVHMCAGLAALVLALILGKRRNFTQRESHRPHNTPFVLLGASLLWFGWFGFNGGAAAEAGEAGLIWVNTLLAPAAALVVWLVTQRVRGEKPTALGAASGIVAGLVAITPACAHVDPVGAITIGAVSGFACYLAVGLKYKLGFDDTLDVVGLHFVAGLWGTVAIGLLGRAELIDGERGGLFYGGGLGLMGSQIVAVLVTLVFTVVMTAIIAYAIHATIGFRVTSEVETMGIDRSEHDEDAYIFETDSTPRRTTAGAPPE
- a CDS encoding ATP-grasp fold amidoligase family protein — protein: MPRIPRAVHRNIPGIGWRDRKISFLETRVDQLLASRSSLTENLESITSTLHEERARNNSQTRAQMAEIETLRSDMEVLRELYETASSEHERFTRSSFKAKMSNYLGATDVARANGWHATNAIAQMNYKLRSYSLAESLGVDTPKILGVWNSPESIEFSDLDEEKFVLKADGGHSGIAVIPLIRNDSGWQTLTGKEQLTEGRPSDRMLKRLIKGRGPYFAEEFLESDGESTIPQDIKVYTAYGHILQVLVMQTEGKQVVNRQTFSRKYFDADGNDLGMILPGAVYDPDIPLPNHWDELLSAAKGLSIASGLPFLRVDLYATSRGPVLGELTSTPGGKQQYRLQHDAMLGAAWNRAEVRLERDIALGRPPGTLYGPDPYTWWYSESGEESHPSSWPRRVVDAERWYTPSPTDPPERV
- the ftsY gene encoding signal recognition particle-docking protein FtsY, with the protein product MDFDVLILFIVLAVILLGTLGFFLVQGGKILPRDKREQYLSQRDPDDLPSGGVDTLEAPPEERPAADEPEFGDAAGGAQGTTVLEPTLETPEPVAGRLARLRARLVKSNNIFGRSLLALLSRDEIDEDVWEEIEEILLMADVGTEPALELVDRLRERVKVEGTQDTGQVKAMLTEELTALVDPSLDRRLTVTAEGRPAVIMVVGVNGVGKTTTIGKLARMLVAEDKDVLLGAADTFRAAAAEQLSTWGHRVGVPTVKSDVEGADPASVAYAAVDKGIELETDVVMIDTAGRLQNKADLMNELGKVKRVVEKKSPVDEVLLVLDATVGQNGLNQAKVFAEVVNVTGIVLTKLDGTARGGIVVAIQRQLGVPVKLIGLGEGPDDLAPFDAEEFVTALLEDR
- a CDS encoding glycosyltransferase family 2 protein; its protein translation is MLGPRSVRSHKARGRVINAARELSVPLVFADLGTDTPRAEQLTLAGRCDHIFVVSEENAERYRSAAPRSININLIPSPISPLNRSPLGSQRMTDPLVTYFQDGGAKLGVDVAESLEWILDGVAGSGAGLLISPGHRPDRPLQIRQWPYVQEWAAFRRAELDRLSDIGVVAHGISGSQTAFNPRAVALQASGTMVLSTYNQGINSYYPQIHVANSAEDVATMLDSLEIKDLRRNQSDGIRQVFNDHHASDVLRSMLERAGVSASWSPDRVLAVVEEQDDTLLAEMAAQTAGAVETVTWREASERHGQYDVLIPVSAEHHYSPTYVADHLAALSYQSAPVVTKHADPIEPGHVHSQAHTGSLALTAWWRPEDSVATGVESMQKRLSETRVYVADGFGHRERIVGRSRRTLHLLGTGDDIDEVSMAIRRTAQNLNLQLTVVVPIYNNGPHLRHKAFASLLRSSAFEEMHVLLVSDGSTDPVTLDTIEDLVDDYPNVSSFHHARGGSGSASRPRNTGLDLAQTPYVTYLDPDNEAIDNGYARLYEQIQEHPRVDFVLGNMSQWAKRRTMLPYAEVLQSLFADHLDAEGNIAVPPRALEALRFRPMGIQTVIARTDWLKSLGLTQPVGAVGQDSYFFQQMLHYATSVRTVDVGVHTYYMVVSNSTVNTLNPNYFKKYLPLDRARAQWLAEVDLLDAYKKERLEPFLVSWLLPKLRRVQEDEWYEAAENLAELLNCYGPYRWTQPTAIDFWDDLRRARSRRVKLREESNQRVRTGHDGKSNAHR
- a CDS encoding MFS transporter, which translates into the protein MTRETKTAIPSELKVMILAAFVIAIGFGIVAPILPQYASDFGVSAMAVSAVVSAFGLFRLLFAPASGKLTQWLGETPVYVIGLLIVAASMIATAFAPSYELLLIFRALGGIGSTFFTVSAMTFIARKSPPTIRGRVSGAYASAFLIGSVAGPLVGSGLLVFGQRVPFLVYGGALVIAAMIVFFMLRQSRLEDRGRKEDREKATLAEAWQNRGYRAALTAGFANGWATFGLRNSVVPLFAASAFVGSGWFLDSSQLAGVALATFAAGNVAAVLVFSRRSDRHGRRRPIIIGLMISAVATGFLGLAPSPLWLLLLSVIAGVGTGLMNPAQQAAIADIVGSGRNGGSVVSTFQMTQDLGSIIGPLLAGFLVDQLGYSWAFGVTGVILMIGALAWSRAPETLEPSTEH
- a CDS encoding DUF1801 domain-containing protein codes for the protein MYLPDGVGAHAEALATLGPHSTGVGCIYLPSLDQVDLKGLEAIITSSCRTLTAGTFTQRARDGGDATAP
- a CDS encoding acyltransferase family protein; the encoded protein is MATNHSAQAVPSDRSEQRRDGAQRHFQPEVQGLRALAVAAVVIYHFWPEELSGGYVGVDVFFVISGYLITAHLFREAVKTGSLQLGRFWARRIRRLLPSSLLVLFATSVASVLILPSTAWQGTLRQIIASTLYVQNWVLAGDAVAYSKADERATAVQHFWTLSVEEQFYVLWPVLLAATLGVLAFRTRNSGRGLKRTELRRAFLWVVGLLGLLSFSFSVYYTAMAPAQAYFVTPTRIWEFTLGAIAALVLGSSQFTGRWGNVLGWTGIAMIVSSAFFYSDVTPFPGWTALLPTVGTVLVLAYGGKSAGHGIHWWLSRRPAIAIGDWSYAIYLWHWPVVIFSPYVSEEAENWYIKVLLILGVFIISALSTRFFETPIRRARILIPTWRTMAAAATGMAFVIGSGTLAVSGMETRSTDVALTQEHPCYGYRAFSNPATCGDSFEGELGLWPSPAEVVEQNQEEVYPDCQADIDEEGVSQCLLGAEESEADGTIAVFGDSHATMWLPALDDVAEEEGKRLLALTRSACSPRGGETTDESSECQKGNEAIIERIVNDPQIETVIIAGSQMHNAFAAPRRELGLGRSGDELPGTALAMYEPIDRLLDADKEVAVFGEIPRMNYETRDKETLPECVALNEEDLSACNDQIEDTRVRDRWLTRSEEVFADEDGYHFVPTEDLVCRGGTCYAVLGGAITYSDNSHLSQTFVRSMSEELRERLTTAIRG